In Streptomyces nojiriensis, one genomic interval encodes:
- a CDS encoding EamA family transporter, with translation MPAPSSSSSPAASPAVAAPAPSPAKDSGPGSGSGSGSGLGPVALVISAGISVQFGAALAVMIMPRAGAAGVVTLRLAAAALVLLLLCRPKVRGYSRSDWGTVLAFGVAMAGMNGLFYQSIDRIPLGPAVTLEVLGPLALSVIVSRRLVNVLWAGLALGGVVLLSGHGGGGLGFGSLDPLGAAFALGAGAMWAAYIVFSARTGRRFPQADGLALAMAVAAVISLPLGIAEAGSALLVPSTLALGVGVAVLSSVLPYTLELLALRRMPAPTFAILMSLEPAIAAAAGFLVLNQAMSALDALAIALVIAASMGAVRSQIRKKAA, from the coding sequence ATGCCCGCACCTTCCTCTTCGTCCTCCCCGGCGGCCTCGCCGGCCGTCGCCGCACCGGCCCCGTCGCCCGCAAAGGACTCCGGTCCGGGTTCCGGTTCTGGTTCTGGCTCCGGACTCGGTCCCGTGGCGCTGGTGATCTCGGCGGGGATCTCGGTGCAGTTCGGCGCCGCCCTCGCGGTCATGATCATGCCGAGGGCGGGCGCGGCGGGCGTGGTCACCCTGCGCCTCGCGGCCGCCGCGCTCGTGCTGCTGCTCCTGTGCCGCCCGAAGGTGCGCGGCTACTCCCGTTCCGACTGGGGCACCGTGCTCGCCTTCGGCGTCGCCATGGCCGGTATGAACGGCCTCTTCTACCAGTCCATCGACCGGATCCCGCTCGGCCCGGCCGTCACCCTGGAGGTCCTCGGACCGCTCGCCCTCTCCGTCATCGTCTCCCGGCGCCTGGTCAACGTCCTGTGGGCCGGCCTCGCGCTCGGTGGCGTGGTCCTGCTGTCCGGGCACGGCGGGGGCGGCCTCGGCTTCGGCTCCCTCGACCCGCTGGGCGCGGCGTTCGCGCTCGGGGCGGGCGCGATGTGGGCGGCGTACATCGTGTTCAGCGCGCGTACGGGCCGCCGCTTCCCGCAGGCGGACGGGCTCGCGCTGGCGATGGCGGTCGCCGCGGTCATCTCGCTGCCGCTGGGGATCGCCGAAGCCGGCTCGGCCCTGCTGGTCCCGAGCACGCTCGCGCTGGGTGTGGGCGTGGCCGTACTGTCCTCGGTCCTGCCGTACACGCTGGAACTGCTCGCGCTGCGGCGGATGCCGGCCCCGACCTTCGCGATCCTGATGAGCTTGGAGCCGGCCATCGCCGCGGCCGCGGGCTTCCTCGTCCTGAACCAGGCCATGTCCGCCCTGGACGCCCTGGCCATCGCCCTCGTGATCGCGGCCAGCATGGGCGCGGTCCGCTCGCAGATCCGGAAGAAGGCCGCCTGA
- a CDS encoding FAD-binding and (Fe-S)-binding domain-containing protein, producing the protein MTSPGELERTLRENLRGEVDFGAAARALTTMDASNYRRVPVGVVAPRDADDVAAALSVCAGAGVPVVPRGGGTSIAGQATGVGVVLDLTRHMNRLVSVDPAARTAVVQPGLVLDRLRDAVRPYGLTFGPDPSTHSRCTLGGMIGNNACGAHSVAWGTTADNVTELAVTAYGGTAHRISTGWSGAPAGLRDLITGHLGLLRTGMTPAGMPPGFSRRISGYGGLDALLPERGVQLARAFCGSEGTLGVVTEAVVRLVDAPRTPVLAVLGYADESAAADAAAGLLPYGPLTVEGMAEDLVGGGAPALPRGRAWLFVEMPDEGGARALVRAAEAVDATVVTDPAGQRALWRIREDAAGTATRMPGGGMAWPGWEDCAVPPVRLGAYLREFRALLAAHGLHGSPYGHFGEGCVHVRIDFDLVSAAGIARFRDFSGELADLVVAHGGSLSGEHGDGQARAELLPKMYGAEVVRLFGAYKDVWDPAGGMNPGMLVRPARLDENLRFAVLPATPFAGEVARCVGVAKCRTADTGGGASVMCPSYRVTGEERHSTRGRARLLHEMLAGEIVTDGWRSAEVAEALDLCLGCKGCRSDCPVGVDMAAYKAEFLHRHWAGRIRPLSHYTLGGLPGWLRLIAGLRAAGAVDALARRLPVPGLDRDRGGRLPELAREPFTRSLPATTAFEARGPGRSPGSVMLWPDTFTEYLAPETGRAAVRVLRAAGLDVGVPRGGTVCCGLTYVSTGRLDRARKVLRRTLDALGDVPGPVVVLEPSCAAALRTDLPALLPDDPRAARLAAAVRTFAEALEEYAPEWRPPRLDRAVVGQTHCHQHAVLGDGPDRRLRERAGLVGELSGGCCGLAGNFGFEPGHHGVSVACAEEQLLPSLREAPRDAVIQADGFSCRTQIAQLGGVRARHLAELLAEGLGDGPGEGV; encoded by the coding sequence GTGACGTCACCCGGTGAACTCGAACGGACATTGCGGGAGAACCTGCGCGGGGAGGTCGACTTCGGCGCCGCCGCACGCGCCCTGACCACCATGGACGCCTCCAACTACCGCCGTGTGCCGGTGGGTGTGGTCGCCCCGCGCGACGCCGACGACGTGGCGGCCGCCCTCTCGGTGTGCGCCGGGGCCGGGGTCCCGGTCGTGCCGCGCGGCGGCGGGACCTCCATCGCCGGCCAGGCCACCGGGGTGGGCGTGGTCCTCGACCTCACCCGGCACATGAACCGCCTCGTGTCGGTGGACCCGGCGGCCCGGACGGCCGTGGTCCAGCCCGGGCTGGTCCTCGACCGGCTGCGGGACGCGGTGCGCCCGTACGGGCTGACCTTCGGGCCCGACCCGTCCACCCACTCCCGCTGCACCCTCGGCGGCATGATCGGCAACAACGCGTGCGGGGCCCACTCGGTGGCCTGGGGCACCACCGCGGACAACGTGACCGAGCTGGCCGTGACGGCGTACGGGGGCACCGCGCACCGGATCTCGACGGGCTGGTCGGGCGCCCCGGCGGGCCTGCGGGACCTGATCACCGGACATCTGGGACTGCTGCGCACCGGGATGACACCCGCCGGGATGCCGCCCGGCTTCTCGCGGCGGATCTCCGGCTACGGGGGCCTCGACGCGCTGCTGCCCGAGCGCGGGGTGCAGCTGGCGCGGGCGTTCTGCGGGAGCGAGGGCACGCTCGGGGTGGTGACGGAGGCGGTGGTGCGCCTGGTGGACGCGCCGCGCACGCCGGTGCTCGCGGTGCTCGGGTACGCGGACGAGAGCGCGGCGGCGGACGCGGCGGCCGGGCTGCTGCCGTACGGGCCGCTGACGGTGGAGGGCATGGCCGAGGACCTGGTGGGCGGCGGGGCGCCGGCGCTGCCGCGGGGCCGGGCGTGGCTGTTCGTGGAGATGCCGGACGAGGGCGGGGCGCGGGCCCTCGTCCGGGCCGCCGAAGCGGTGGACGCGACGGTCGTCACCGACCCGGCCGGGCAGCGGGCGCTGTGGCGGATCCGCGAGGACGCGGCGGGCACCGCGACCCGGATGCCGGGCGGCGGGATGGCCTGGCCGGGATGGGAGGACTGCGCGGTGCCGCCGGTCCGGCTGGGGGCGTACCTGCGCGAGTTCCGGGCCCTGCTGGCGGCGCACGGGCTGCACGGATCCCCGTACGGGCACTTCGGCGAGGGCTGCGTCCACGTGCGGATCGACTTCGACCTGGTGTCGGCGGCGGGCATCGCCCGCTTCCGGGACTTCTCCGGGGAACTGGCCGATCTCGTCGTCGCGCACGGCGGCTCCCTGTCGGGCGAGCACGGGGACGGGCAGGCGCGGGCGGAGCTGCTGCCGAAGATGTACGGGGCGGAGGTGGTCCGGCTCTTCGGCGCCTACAAGGACGTGTGGGACCCGGCGGGCGGCATGAACCCGGGGATGCTGGTCAGGCCGGCGCGACTGGACGAGAACCTGCGCTTCGCGGTGCTGCCGGCCACCCCGTTCGCGGGGGAGGTCGCGCGGTGCGTGGGCGTCGCGAAGTGCCGGACCGCTGATACGGGGGGCGGCGCCTCGGTGATGTGCCCCTCCTACCGGGTGACGGGGGAGGAACGGCACTCCACGCGCGGCCGGGCGCGACTGCTGCACGAGATGCTGGCCGGGGAGATCGTCACCGACGGCTGGCGCTCGGCGGAGGTCGCCGAGGCGCTGGACCTGTGCCTGGGGTGCAAGGGCTGCCGCAGCGACTGCCCGGTGGGCGTGGACATGGCCGCGTACAAGGCGGAGTTCCTGCACCGCCACTGGGCGGGCCGGATCCGCCCGCTGTCCCACTACACCCTGGGCGGCCTGCCGGGCTGGCTCCGGCTGATCGCCGGCCTGCGGGCGGCGGGGGCGGTCGACGCCCTGGCCCGGCGCCTCCCCGTACCGGGGCTGGACCGGGACCGGGGCGGCCGCCTGCCGGAGCTGGCGCGGGAGCCGTTCACGCGCTCCCTTCCAGCCACGACGGCGTTTGAGGCGCGGGGTCCGGGGCGCAGCCCCGGTTCCGTCATGCTCTGGCCGGACACGTTCACGGAGTACCTCGCCCCCGAGACCGGCCGCGCGGCGGTCCGCGTGCTCCGGGCGGCCGGCCTGGACGTCGGCGTCCCCCGCGGGGGCACGGTCTGCTGCGGCCTGACGTACGTGTCCACCGGCCGCCTCGACCGGGCCCGCAAGGTCCTGCGCCGCACGCTGGACGCACTGGGAGACGTACCGGGGCCCGTCGTGGTGCTGGAGCCGAGCTGCGCCGCAGCCCTGCGCACCGACCTGCCCGCGCTGCTCCCCGACGACCCCCGCGCGGCCCGCCTCGCGGCGGCGGTGCGGACCTTCGCCGAGGCCCTGGAGGAGTACGCCCCGGAGTGGCGGCCGCCGCGCCTGGACCGGGCGGTGGTCGGCCAGACCCACTGCCACCAGCACGCGGTGCTCGGGGACGGCCCCGACCGGCGGCTGCGCGAGCGGGCCGGGCTGGTGGGGGAGCTCAGCGGCGGCTGCTGCGGGCTGGCGGGCAACTTCGGCTTCGAGCCCGGGCACCACGGGGTGTCGGTGGCCTGCGCGGAGGAACAGCTGCTCCCGTCGCTGCGCGAGGCCCCGCGGGACGCCGTGATCCAGGCGGACGGATTCTCGTGCCGCACGCAGATCGCACAGCTGGGCGGGGTCCGGGCCCGGCACCTGGCGGAACTCCTGGCGGAGGGGTTGGGGGACGGGCCGGGGGAAGGGGTGTAG
- the serC gene encoding phosphoserine transaminase, translated as MAEIQIPADIKPADGRFGAGPSKVRTEALDALAATGTSLLGTSHRQAPVKNLVGSVRQGLRDLFSLPEGYEVILGNGGSTAFWDIATAGLIERKSQHLTFGEFSSKFATAAKLAPWLDAPSVISSDPGTHPEPVAEAGVDVYAYTHNETSTGVAAPIKRVAGADAGSLVLVDATSGAGGLPVDITETDVYYFAPQKSFASDGGLWLAAFSPAALERAARVHASGSRHIPEFFSLPTAIDNSLKNQTYNTPALSTLFLLDQQLRWMNSQGGLEFTTGRTAASARNLYGWAEASKYATPFVVDADKRSSVIGTIDFSDDIDAAAVAKVLRANGIVDTEPYRKLGRNQLRIAMFPAIDPADVQALTACIDYVIDKL; from the coding sequence GTGGCTGAGATCCAGATTCCCGCTGACATCAAGCCCGCCGACGGACGCTTCGGCGCGGGCCCCTCCAAGGTGCGGACCGAGGCGCTGGACGCCCTCGCCGCCACCGGTACCTCCCTGCTCGGAACCTCACACCGCCAGGCCCCGGTCAAGAACCTGGTCGGCTCGGTGCGCCAGGGCCTCCGGGACCTCTTCTCCCTCCCCGAGGGGTACGAGGTGATCCTGGGCAACGGCGGCTCCACCGCCTTCTGGGACATCGCGACCGCCGGTCTGATCGAGCGGAAGTCCCAGCACCTCACCTTCGGCGAGTTCTCCTCGAAGTTCGCCACGGCCGCGAAGCTCGCGCCGTGGCTGGACGCGCCGTCCGTGATCTCCTCGGACCCGGGCACGCACCCGGAGCCGGTGGCCGAGGCGGGCGTGGACGTGTACGCGTACACCCACAACGAGACCTCCACGGGTGTCGCGGCGCCGATCAAGCGCGTCGCGGGCGCCGACGCCGGGTCCCTCGTTCTGGTGGACGCGACCTCGGGCGCCGGCGGTCTGCCGGTGGACATCACCGAGACGGACGTCTACTACTTCGCCCCGCAGAAGTCCTTCGCCTCGGACGGCGGCCTGTGGCTGGCCGCGTTCTCCCCGGCCGCCCTGGAGCGTGCCGCCCGCGTGCACGCCTCCGGCAGCCGGCACATCCCGGAGTTCTTCTCGCTGCCGACGGCGATCGACAACTCGCTGAAGAACCAGACGTACAACACCCCGGCGCTGTCCACCCTCTTCCTGCTGGACCAGCAGCTGCGGTGGATGAACAGCCAGGGCGGCCTGGAGTTCACCACCGGCCGTACGGCGGCCAGCGCGCGCAACCTGTACGGCTGGGCGGAGGCGTCCAAGTACGCGACCCCGTTCGTCGTGGACGCCGACAAGCGCTCGTCCGTCATCGGCACGATCGACTTCTCGGACGACATCGACGCGGCGGCCGTCGCCAAGGTGCTGCGCGCCAACGGGATCGTGGACACCGAGCCGTACCGCAAGCTCGGCCGCAACCAGCTCCGTATCGCGATGTTCCCGGCGATCGACCCGGCGGACGTGCAGGCCCTGACGGCCTGCATCGACTACGTGATCGACAAGCTCTGA
- a CDS encoding sacsin N-terminal ATP-binding-like domain-containing protein yields the protein MSVRVTAAQSGVDPFGTARLRRGVLDAWGAGPARFREDANAEEDLALGGYRDRLVIELAQNAADAAARAQVPGRLRLTLHEGENGHALLAVANTGAPLDATGVESLSTLRASAKREPAGDSVGRFGVGFAAVLAVSDEPAVLGRHGGVRWSLAEARELARGAAVGSPGLGDELRRRDGHVPLLRLPLPAEGTAPEGYDTVVVLPLRDAAAEGLVERLLAGVDDALLLTLPGLREVVVETPSEGARTLYRRDEGPYTVIEDTTASGTVTHRWRTVRHGGPIERALLADRPVEERLRPAWAVSWAVPVDSDGAPVRPATAPVVHAPTPTDEPLGIPALLIATLPLDTTRRHPAPGPLLDFLVERAADAYAELLGAWDPVSTALVDLVPGPLGKGELDGALRAAVLQRLPRTAFLAPAAPPEHAEERAALRPFEAEVVEGAGADTVRVLAEVLPTLLPAGLERRAELRTLGVGRLPLGDAIERIAGIERTPEWWHRLYDSLAGVDPDRLSGLPVPLADGRTSIGPRHILLPGADTPADLARLGLKVAHPDAAHPLLEKLGALPATARAVLTTPQVRAAVAASLDAGEIWDEDADTLDADELAEVLLGLVRDADLAPGDEPWLGALALPDEDGELVPAGELLLPGSPLASVIREDEVPYVDADLVERWGAGPLTACGVLATFQLVRATDVVLDPDELEPREGDFAEPDDAGLLDAVDVWCEDVLDQLPDLPVPPVATELIAVRDLDLVDDDCWPQALALLAQPPLRDALTQPVRILLPDGTTQSVRPYTAWWLRDHPVLDGRRPAGLRAAGGDPLLAGLYTSADATGFEDEQVLRALGVRTTVAALLDEPGGAAELLARLADPDREVTGHQLHGLYGALADLDPEQVTLPDELRAVVDGEVVVVDAADAVIADAPDLLPLTAGLPLLPVPPARAADLAELLQVRRLSETVPAEVTTPGEEHEVPESVLVLLGPATPVTYVEHEELVAGGTELDWRRTPDGTLHASTLEGVAAGLAWSAGQWPRRFEVAALLEDPSRTAELARDRWFD from the coding sequence GTGAGCGTGCGAGTGACGGCGGCCCAGAGCGGTGTGGACCCCTTCGGCACGGCCCGGCTGCGGCGCGGGGTGCTCGACGCGTGGGGTGCGGGCCCGGCCCGGTTCCGTGAGGACGCCAACGCCGAGGAGGACCTCGCGCTCGGCGGCTACCGGGACCGGCTGGTCATCGAGCTGGCGCAGAACGCCGCCGACGCCGCGGCCCGGGCGCAGGTGCCCGGCCGGCTGCGGCTCACCCTGCACGAGGGCGAGAACGGGCACGCGCTGCTGGCCGTCGCCAACACCGGTGCCCCGCTGGACGCGACGGGCGTGGAGTCGCTGAGCACCCTGCGCGCCTCCGCCAAGCGCGAGCCCGCCGGCGACAGCGTCGGCCGGTTCGGCGTCGGCTTCGCGGCCGTGCTGGCCGTCTCCGACGAACCCGCGGTGCTCGGCCGCCACGGCGGCGTGCGCTGGTCCCTGGCCGAGGCCCGGGAACTGGCCCGGGGCGCCGCCGTCGGCAGCCCCGGTCTCGGCGACGAACTGCGCCGCCGCGACGGGCACGTTCCGCTGCTGCGCCTCCCGCTGCCCGCCGAGGGCACCGCCCCCGAGGGCTACGACACCGTCGTGGTCCTCCCGCTGCGCGACGCCGCCGCCGAGGGTCTGGTGGAACGGCTGCTGGCGGGCGTCGACGACGCCCTGCTGCTCACCCTGCCCGGACTGCGCGAGGTCGTCGTGGAGACCCCGTCCGAGGGTGCGCGCACCCTGTACCGGCGCGACGAGGGCCCGTACACGGTCATCGAGGACACCACCGCCTCCGGCACGGTCACCCACCGCTGGCGCACCGTCCGCCACGGCGGCCCCATCGAGCGCGCGCTGCTCGCCGACCGGCCCGTCGAGGAACGGCTGCGGCCCGCCTGGGCGGTGTCCTGGGCCGTGCCCGTCGACTCCGACGGCGCCCCGGTCCGCCCCGCCACGGCCCCCGTGGTGCACGCGCCGACCCCCACCGACGAGCCGCTGGGCATCCCGGCGCTGCTCATCGCGACCCTGCCGCTGGACACCACCCGCCGGCATCCCGCGCCGGGCCCGCTGCTCGACTTCCTCGTGGAGCGCGCGGCCGACGCGTACGCCGAACTCCTCGGCGCCTGGGACCCGGTGAGCACCGCCCTCGTGGACCTGGTGCCCGGCCCGCTCGGCAAGGGCGAGCTGGACGGCGCCCTGCGCGCGGCCGTGCTGCAGCGCCTGCCCCGTACCGCTTTCCTCGCACCGGCCGCGCCGCCCGAGCACGCGGAGGAGCGCGCCGCCCTGCGCCCCTTCGAGGCCGAGGTGGTGGAGGGCGCGGGCGCCGACACCGTGCGCGTCCTCGCCGAGGTCCTGCCGACCCTGCTGCCGGCGGGCCTGGAGCGCCGGGCCGAGCTGCGCACCCTGGGGGTGGGCCGGCTTCCGCTGGGCGATGCCATCGAGCGGATCGCGGGCATCGAGCGGACCCCCGAGTGGTGGCACCGGCTCTACGACAGCCTCGCCGGGGTGGACCCGGACCGGCTGTCGGGACTGCCCGTGCCGCTCGCCGACGGCCGCACCTCGATCGGCCCCCGGCACATCCTGCTGCCCGGCGCGGACACCCCGGCGGACCTGGCCCGGCTGGGCCTGAAGGTGGCCCACCCGGACGCGGCGCACCCGCTGCTGGAGAAGCTCGGCGCCCTCCCGGCCACGGCGCGGGCGGTCCTGACGACCCCGCAGGTGCGGGCGGCCGTCGCCGCCTCCCTCGACGCGGGGGAGATCTGGGACGAGGACGCCGACACCCTGGACGCCGACGAGCTGGCCGAGGTGCTCCTCGGGCTGGTCCGGGACGCCGATCTGGCGCCGGGCGACGAGCCCTGGCTCGGCGCGCTGGCCCTGCCGGACGAGGACGGGGAACTGGTCCCGGCCGGCGAGCTCCTGCTGCCGGGCAGCCCGCTGGCCTCGGTGATCCGCGAGGACGAGGTCCCGTACGTGGACGCGGACCTCGTCGAGCGGTGGGGCGCGGGCCCGCTCACCGCGTGCGGGGTCCTGGCCACCTTCCAGCTGGTCCGCGCCACCGACGTGGTCCTCGACCCGGACGAGCTGGAACCGCGCGAGGGCGACTTCGCCGAGCCCGACGACGCGGGCCTGCTGGACGCGGTGGACGTGTGGTGCGAGGACGTCCTGGACCAGCTGCCGGACCTCCCGGTCCCGCCGGTGGCGACCGAGCTGATCGCCGTCCGGGACCTCGACCTCGTCGACGACGACTGCTGGCCGCAGGCCCTCGCGCTGCTCGCGCAGCCGCCGCTGCGCGACGCGCTGACCCAGCCCGTGCGGATCCTGCTGCCCGACGGCACCACGCAGTCGGTGCGCCCGTACACCGCCTGGTGGCTGCGCGACCACCCGGTGCTCGACGGCCGCCGTCCGGCGGGCCTGCGCGCGGCGGGCGGCGACCCGCTGCTGGCGGGCCTCTACACCTCGGCGGACGCCACGGGCTTCGAGGACGAGCAGGTCCTGCGGGCGCTGGGCGTACGGACCACCGTGGCGGCCCTGCTGGACGAGCCCGGCGGCGCCGCCGAACTGCTGGCCCGGCTGGCCGACCCGGACCGCGAGGTCACCGGCCACCAGCTGCACGGCCTGTACGGGGCGCTGGCCGATCTGGACCCCGAGCAGGTCACCCTCCCGGACGAGCTGCGCGCGGTGGTGGACGGCGAGGTGGTCGTGGTGGACGCCGCCGACGCGGTGATCGCGGACGCCCCGGACCTGCTCCCGCTGACGGCGGGGCTGCCGCTGCTGCCGGTCCCCCCGGCGCGCGCGGCGGATCTCGCGGAGCTGCTGCAGGTCCGCCGCCTCTCGGAGACGGTGCCGGCGGAGGTGACCACGCCGGGCGAGGAGCACGAGGTGCCGGAGTCGGTGCTGGTGCTGCTGGGTCCGGCCACTCCGGTGACGTACGTCGAGCACGAGGAGCTGGTCGCGGGCGGCACGGAGCTCGACTGGCGCCGCACCCCCGACGGCACGCTCCACGCGTCCACGCTGGAGGGCGTGGCCGCCGGCCTCGCCTGGTCGGCGGGCCAGTGGCCGCGCCGCTTCGAGGTGGCGGCGCTGCTGGAGGACCCGTCGCGTACGGCGGAACTGGCCCGGGACCGCTGGTTCGACTGA